A stretch of the Bacillus licheniformis DSM 13 = ATCC 14580 genome encodes the following:
- a CDS encoding YggT family protein, whose protein sequence is MLLYQILSTLLTVYSFALIIYIFMSWVPNARESSFGRVLASLCEPYLEPFRRIIPPLGMIDISPIVAIFVLKFADAGLLAVFRMLGAF, encoded by the coding sequence ATCCTACTTTATCAAATTTTAAGCACGCTTTTAACCGTCTATTCTTTTGCGCTCATTATTTACATTTTTATGTCTTGGGTGCCTAATGCAAGGGAATCTTCATTCGGCCGGGTGCTTGCTTCACTTTGCGAGCCTTATCTCGAACCGTTCAGAAGGATCATTCCTCCGCTCGGGATGATTGATATTTCTCCGATTGTGGCGATTTTCGTCCTGAAATTCGCAGATGCAGGGCTTCTTGCGGTTTTCAGAATGCTCGGCGCTTTTTAA
- a CDS encoding RNA-binding protein, with protein MSDIYQHFRKDEEPFIDQALEWKRIVAEQYRMKLTDFLDPREQVILQSVIGQSDEVRLEFFGGFPEAERKRAVLFPEYAEPSAEDFQLQAWEVIYPQKFASIEHRELLGSLMGIGLKRQKFGDLIFSDGTWQFICSEEVADFVFTQLTQIGKVKVSLEKIPLSKLKVPEQDVEIRDDTVSSLRLDAICSAMSRQSRQKAQVLVKNGLVKVNWKVIEDPSYALAEGDMVSIRGFGRFRMKNIDGKTKKGKWRLTFEKQK; from the coding sequence ATGAGCGATATTTACCAGCATTTCAGAAAAGACGAAGAGCCGTTTATCGACCAGGCTCTTGAGTGGAAAAGAATCGTAGCGGAACAGTACCGGATGAAGCTGACCGATTTTTTGGATCCGCGGGAACAGGTGATCCTGCAGTCTGTCATCGGTCAGTCGGACGAAGTGAGGCTTGAATTTTTCGGGGGGTTCCCTGAGGCTGAACGAAAGCGGGCTGTGCTGTTCCCCGAATATGCCGAGCCGTCTGCCGAAGATTTTCAGCTTCAAGCCTGGGAAGTCATCTACCCGCAAAAATTTGCCTCCATCGAGCATCGCGAGCTTCTCGGCTCATTGATGGGCATCGGATTGAAGCGCCAAAAGTTCGGCGATCTGATCTTTTCGGACGGAACATGGCAGTTTATCTGTTCGGAAGAAGTCGCTGATTTTGTTTTCACCCAGCTGACACAAATCGGCAAGGTGAAAGTTTCCCTTGAAAAAATTCCGCTTTCAAAGCTTAAAGTACCGGAGCAGGATGTCGAAATAAGGGATGATACGGTTTCATCTTTGAGGCTTGATGCGATTTGCTCGGCAATGAGCAGGCAATCCCGGCAGAAAGCACAGGTTCTTGTGAAAAACGGCCTCGTGAAAGTGAACTGGAAAGTCATCGAAGACCCTTCATATGCACTGGCTGAAGGGGATATGGTTTCGATCCGGGGATTTGGCCGCTTCAGAATGAAAAACATTGACGGCAAAACGAAGAAGGGCAAATGGAGATTGACGTTTGAAAAACAAAAATGA
- a CDS encoding DivIVA domain-containing protein, producing MPLTPNDIHNKTFTKAFRGYDEDEVNEFLAQVRKDYEIILRKKNELETKVNELDERLGHFSTIEETLNKSILVAQEAAEDVKRNSEKEAKLIIREAEKNADRIINESLSKSRKIAMEIEELKKQSKVFRTRFQMLIEAQLDLLKNDDWDHLLEYEVDAVMDEKE from the coding sequence ATGCCTTTGACGCCAAATGACATTCATAATAAAACATTTACGAAAGCGTTCCGCGGCTATGATGAAGATGAAGTGAACGAATTCCTGGCCCAGGTGAGGAAGGATTATGAGATCATTCTGCGCAAAAAAAATGAGCTTGAAACAAAGGTGAACGAGCTTGACGAGCGTCTCGGCCATTTTTCGACCATCGAAGAGACGTTGAATAAATCGATCCTTGTCGCACAGGAAGCGGCAGAAGACGTAAAGCGCAATTCCGAGAAAGAAGCGAAGCTCATCATCCGTGAAGCTGAGAAAAACGCTGATCGGATCATTAATGAGTCTCTTTCAAAATCGAGAAAGATCGCGATGGAAATCGAAGAGCTGAAAAAGCAGTCAAAAGTGTTCAGAACCCGTTTCCAAATGCTGATCGAAGCGCAGCTTGACCTGTTGAAAAACGATGACTGGGATCATTTGCTTGAATACGAAGTAGACGCAGTAATGGATGAAAAGGAATAG